Proteins encoded together in one Lathyrus oleraceus cultivar Zhongwan6 chromosome 5, CAAS_Psat_ZW6_1.0, whole genome shotgun sequence window:
- the LOC127088072 gene encoding uncharacterized protein LOC127088072, with protein sequence MKLAGKLLRGFRTFLSSKFLKDADGNFVDAELPRKYESLISAEEWEAFKSKRQDPTFQRISATNRERASSPAYPYRKGRVGYGRLEQSMLQKEESSETSLPAHVLWKEARVGKSGVPQEDVLNVYQKCVSITFFH encoded by the exons atgaaattggccggaaagcttcttagaggatttcggacatttttatcatccaagttccttaaggatgcggatggtaattttgtggatgcggagcttcctagaaaatatgaaagtttgatatcggctgaagaatgggaagctttcaaatccaagagacaagacccgacttttcaaagaataagtgctacaaatcgggaaagagcatcaagtcccgcatatccgtaccgaaaaggacgtgtcggatatggacgcttagaacaatccatg ctgcagaaggaggaaagttcagaaacatctcttcctgcacatgttttgtggaaggaagcccgtgtgggcaaatctggagttcctcaagaagacgttttaaacgtataccagaaatgtgtaagtataacattttttcattaa